In Moritella sp. F3, the genomic stretch CGTTGCCATGATAAGATCTTGACGTGCACCATGTGCTAATTCAGGTTTTATTTCTGGATCAGGGTTTGAACAAGCAAAGATAATTGGGTTATCAGCCATTAATTTCACATCTTCAGCAGACAATACATTAGGACCAGATACGCCAACAAATACATCTGCACCATTAATCGCATCTTGTAGCGTGCGTTTATCAGTGTTGTTAGCAAAACGCTGTTTGTATTCGTTAATATCATCACGACGAGTGTGGATAACACCTTTACGATCTAACATGTAGATTTTTTCACGCTGCGCGCCACATGAAATTAATAATTCCATACAAGCGATTGCCGCTGCGCCAGCCCCCATACAAACAATCACAGCTTCAGCAATGTCTTTACCTTGGATATCGAGCGCATTAATCATGCCAGCTGCTGTTACAATAGCAGTACCGTGTTGATCATCATGAAATACCGGGATCTTACAACGCGCAATCAAGGCTTTTTCAATCTCAAAACACTCTGGTGCTTTAATATCTTCTAAGTTAATGCCGCCGAATGTATCAGCAATATTAGCTACCGTATCGATAAATTCTTCTGTCGTGCGGTGTTTAACTTCAATATCAATTGAATCAATATCAGCAAAGCGTTTAAACAATAGCGCTTTACCTTCCATGACTGGTTTTGACGCTAATGGACCTAAATTACCTAGGCCTAAAATAGCGGTACCGTTAGTGATAACAGCAACTAAGTTACCTTTAGCTGTATATTTATAAGCATCATCAGGATTAGCAGCGATTTCACGCACTGGTTCAGCGACACCTGGGCTATATGCTAGCGAAAGATCATCGGCTGTTTCTGCAGATGTAGTAAGTTGAATAGCAATTTTGCCTGGTTTTGGGTTCGCATGGTAATCCAATGCTTGCTGTCTAAGGTCTGACATACGCAGTATCCTGAATGAAATGAATGCACAT encodes the following:
- a CDS encoding malic enzyme-like NAD(P)-binding protein translates to MSDLRQQALDYHANPKPGKIAIQLTTSAETADDLSLAYSPGVAEPVREIAANPDDAYKYTAKGNLVAVITNGTAILGLGNLGPLASKPVMEGKALLFKRFADIDSIDIEVKHRTTEEFIDTVANIADTFGGINLEDIKAPECFEIEKALIARCKIPVFHDDQHGTAIVTAAGMINALDIQGKDIAEAVIVCMGAGAAAIACMELLISCGAQREKIYMLDRKGVIHTRRDDINEYKQRFANNTDKRTLQDAINGADVFVGVSGPNVLSAEDVKLMADNPIIFACSNPDPEIKPELAHGARQDLIMATGRSDYPNQVNNVLCFPFIFRGALDARASVINEAMKVAAVHAIREIAKEEVPQSVLAASGTTSLVFGKEYIIPKPMDPRLLPRVARAVALAAVETGVSRIELPENYML